In Fusobacterium nucleatum, the genomic stretch ATGAAAAAAGAAAAAAATATTCAAGATGAAGATAAAAAAATTATTGAAGTTATAGAAACAGAAAATTTTGAAGTTTCAAAGACTGGTTCTCTTGCTGATGATTTAATGAAATTTGAAAATATTAATGATATAAAAATTGAAAATCAAGAAGTTCCAGATATAGAAGTTCAAGAAATATATATAAGAGAAACAGGAAATTATTTAAATTTACATGAAAATTTTATAAATATTCCTATTGAGATGATTTACTTTCCATTTTTTACTCCACAGAAACAAAATAAAAGAATAAATTTTAAATATACTTTTGAAGATTTGGGAGTAACTATGTATAGCACACTTATTCCTAAGGATAAAAAAGATAAAGTTTTTCAACCTTCTATCTTTGAAGAAAAAATTTATACTTTTTTAATTTCTATGTATCAAGAGAAAACAAATCAAAAAAATGATGATAGTGAAGTTGCAATAGAATTTGAAATTTCAGATTTTATTGTTAATTTTTTAGGAAATAAGATGAATAGAGCTTATTATGCTAAGGTTGAACAAGCTTTAAAAAATTTAAAAAGTACTATCTATCAATTTGAAATTTCTAATCATACAAAATTTGGAAAAAATAAATTTGAAGATAGTTCATTTCAACTTTTAAATTATCAAAAATTAAAAGTTGGAAAAAAAATTTTTTATAGAGTCATATTAAATAAAAATATTGTAAACAAGATAAAAAGTAAGAGATACATAAAATATAACACAAAAAATTTACTTGAAATTATGGTAAAAGACCCAATAGCTTCAAGAATATATAAGTATATAAGTAAAATAAGATACAAGAATAATAAAGGTGAAATAAATGTTAGAACTTTAGCAGCAATAATTCCATTGAAAATAGAACAAAGAGTTGAAAGAATAGTAAAAAATGGAGTTAAAGAATATTATTTGAATAGAATGAAACCAGTTTTAACTAGAATTTTAAAAGCTTTTGAAGTTCTACTAGAATTGAAATATCTATTAAGTTTTGAAGAAATATATAAAAAAGATGAAAATACTTATTATATATCTTATGTTTTTAATAAAGAAAGAGATGGAGATTGCCATGTATCTGAGTTTGTTAAAAAGAATGGAAAAAATATAGTAAAAGAAAATTTAGATGGTGTTGAAGAAATAATTGACGTCAATGCAGATATTGAATATCAAGACAATATTGAGTATTTAATTAATAAAGCCAAAGAAAATCCAAAAATTTCAGTAAAATGGAATGCTTGGGTGGATAAAAAAATTAAAAAGATTTTAAATGAAGATGGAGAAGAAATGTTAAAAAGAGTTTTAAATATTCTTATTCATATGGACAAAAATATAGAAATAGGTTTATCTAATTATATCAGTGGAATATTAAAAAATATTGGTGGAAAAGGTAGTAAGAAAATAAATAATATAAATATGACTATCTTTGAAAATGTCAACAAAGGTAAGGGCTTAAAAAATAAAAATCAAATAAAACAAGCAAGAAAAAAAGGTATGGAAAGAATTTCAAACTTTAAGGAAATTATAAATGAAAACAATTTTTTGGAAAATAAATCTGAAACTAAAACTGGAAAATTATTATTAGAAATAAATGAAACTATTGACAGTGTAGATGAAAAAACATACAATATAGGAGAAAAAAATTTAGATGGAATTTTATCTTATTTTGATGAAGCAACAAGAATTGAAATTGAAGAAAAAGCTTTAGAAAAAATAAAAAAAGAGATTGATAATAGTAATATAGATGTAATATTGAATGTAAAAAAATTTAGTAAGACTATGTATTATAAGATGATAGGTGCAACTATAATGGAAATATTAAAGAGTGAATATCAAGAAATGCTTGAAAAAATAAACAAAAATGACAAATAACAAAAAATATGGTAAACTATAAGGCAGGCTTTTATAAGGAAGTGAATTATGAAAAATATAGAAAAGGTAAAAATATCAACAGAATTTATCAAACTTGATCAGTTTTTAAAATGGCTTGCTATTGTAGATAGTGGTTCGCAAGCAAAACAAGTTATTTTAGATGGTAGGGTTAAAGTTAATGATGAGGTAGAAACAAGAAGAGGTAGAAAAATTTATCCTGAATATAAGGTAGAAATCTTTGATAAAATTTATGTTGTGGAATAATTGAGGTGC encodes the following:
- a CDS encoding replication initiator protein A, whose translation is MKKEKNIQDEDKKIIEVIETENFEVSKTGSLADDLMKFENINDIKIENQEVPDIEVQEIYIRETGNYLNLHENFINIPIEMIYFPFFTPQKQNKRINFKYTFEDLGVTMYSTLIPKDKKDKVFQPSIFEEKIYTFLISMYQEKTNQKNDDSEVAIEFEISDFIVNFLGNKMNRAYYAKVEQALKNLKSTIYQFEISNHTKFGKNKFEDSSFQLLNYQKLKVGKKIFYRVILNKNIVNKIKSKRYIKYNTKNLLEIMVKDPIASRIYKYISKIRYKNNKGEINVRTLAAIIPLKIEQRVERIVKNGVKEYYLNRMKPVLTRILKAFEVLLELKYLLSFEEIYKKDENTYYISYVFNKERDGDCHVSEFVKKNGKNIVKENLDGVEEIIDVNADIEYQDNIEYLINKAKENPKISVKWNAWVDKKIKKILNEDGEEMLKRVLNILIHMDKNIEIGLSNYISGILKNIGGKGSKKINNINMTIFENVNKGKGLKNKNQIKQARKKGMERISNFKEIINENNFLENKSETKTGKLLLEINETIDSVDEKTYNIGEKNLDGILSYFDEATRIEIEEKALEKIKKEIDNSNIDVILNVKKFSKTMYYKMIGATIMEILKSEYQEMLEKINKNDK
- the yaaA gene encoding S4 domain-containing protein YaaA, which produces MKNIEKVKISTEFIKLDQFLKWLAIVDSGSQAKQVILDGRVKVNDEVETRRGRKIYPEYKVEIFDKIYVVE